A single Vulpes vulpes isolate BD-2025 chromosome 16, VulVul3, whole genome shotgun sequence DNA region contains:
- the LYZ gene encoding lysozyme C produces the protein MKTLLFLGLLLLSITVQGKIFERCELARTLKNLGLAGYKGVSLANWVCLAKWESNYNTRATNYNPGSKSTDYGIFQINSRYWCNDGKTPRAVNACHISCSALLQDDITQAVACAKRVVRDPNGIRAWVAWRAHCENQDVSQYVRNCGV, from the exons ATGAAGACTCTCCTTTTCCTTGGGCTCCTCCTCCTTTCCATCACCGTCCAGGGCAAGATCTTTGAAAGGTGTGAGCTGGCCAGAACTCTGAAAAATCTTGGGCTGGCTGGCTATAAGGGCGTCAGCCTGGCAAACT gGGTGTGTTTGGCCAAATGGGAAAGTAATTATAATACAAGGGCTACGAACTACAATCCCGGAAGCAAAAGCACTGATTATGGGATATTTCAGATCAATAGCCGCTACTGGTGTAATGATGGCAAAACGCCCAGAGCAGTGAATGCCTGTCACATATCCTGCAGCG CTTTGCTGCAAGATGACATCACTCAAGCCGTAGCATGTGCAAAGAGGGTTGTCAGAGATCCAAATGGCATTCGAGCATG GGTGGCATGGAGAGCACACTGTGAAAACCAAGATGTCTCTCAGTATGTTCGGAATTGTGGAGTGTAA